The following proteins come from a genomic window of Acinonyx jubatus isolate Ajub_Pintada_27869175 chromosome C1, VMU_Ajub_asm_v1.0, whole genome shotgun sequence:
- the MYCL gene encoding protein L-Myc isoform X2: MDFDSYQHYFYDYDCGEDFYRSTAPSEDIWKKFELVPSPPTSPPWGSGPGAGDSAPGIGPPEPWPGGGAGDEAESRGHSKAWGRNYASIIRRDCMWSGFSARERLERAVSDRLAAGAPRGNPPKAPAAPDCAPSLEAGNPAPAAPCPLGEPKTQACSGSESPSDSEGEEIDVVTVEKRQSLGVRKPVTITVRADPLDPCMKHFHISIHQQQHNYAARFPPESCSQGGAPERGPQEEALEKDAPEEKEEEVDEEIVSPPPVESEAPQSCHPKPVSSDTEDVTKRKNHNFLERKRRNDLRSRFLALRDQVPTLASCSKAPKVVILSKALEYLQALVGAEKRMATEKRQLRCRQQQLQKRIAYLSGY, translated from the exons ATGGACTTCGACTCGTACCAGCACTATTTCTACGACTATGACTGCGGGGAAGATTTCTACCGCTCCACGGCGCCCAGTGAGGACATCTGGAAGAAATTCGAGCTGGTGCCGTCGCCCCCCACGTCGCCGCCTTGGGGCTCGGGTCCCGGCGCCGGGGACTCAGCCCCTGGAATCGGTCCCCCGGAGCCGTGGCCCGGAGGGGGCGCCGGGGACGAGGCGGAATCCCGGGGCCATTCGAAAGCTTGGGGCAGGAACTACGCCTCCATCATCCGCCGTGACTGCATGTGGAGCGGCTTCTCCGCCCGGGAACGGCTAGAGAGAGCGGTGAGCGACCGGCTCGCCGCCGGCGCACCCCGGGGGAACCCGCCCAAGGCGCCCGCCGCCCCAGACTGCGCTCCCAGCCTCGAGGCCGGCAACCCGGCTCCCGCTGCCCCCTGTCCGCTGGGCGAGCCCAAGACCCAGGCCTGCTCGGGGTCCGAGAGCCCAAGCGACTCGG AGGGTGAAGAAATCGATGTTGTGACAGTGGAGAAGAGACAGTCCCTGGGTGTACGGAAGCCAGTCACCATCACGGTGCGGGCAGACCCGTTGGACCCCTGCATGAAACACTTCCACATCTCCATCCATCAGCAGCAGCACAACTATGCCGCCCGTTTTCCTCCAGAAAGCTGTTCCCAAGGAGGGGCTCCCGAGAGAGGTCCCCAAGAAGAGGCTCTGGAGAAAGATGccccagaagaaaaggaagaggaggtaGATGAAGAGATTGTGAGTCCCCCACCTGTAGAAAGCGAGGCTCCCCAGTCCTGCCACCCCAAACCTGTCAGTTCTGACACCGAGGACGTGACCAAGAGGAAGAATCACAACTTCCTGGAGCGCAAACGACGGAATGACCTCCGTTCTAGGTTCTTAGCCCTGAGGGACCAGGTACCCACCCTGGCCAGCTGCTCCAAGGCCCCCAAAGTGGTGATCCTGAGTAAGGCCTTGGAATACTTACAAGCCCTGGTGGGGGCCGAGAAGAGGATGGCCACGGAGAAAAGGCAGCTCCGATGTCGGCAGCAGCAACTGCAGAAGAGAATTGCGTACCTCAGTGGCTACTAA
- the MYCL gene encoding protein L-Myc isoform X1, producing the protein MCLCAGCRAAPSRQGAGPLQVAGGRSEGADMDFDSYQHYFYDYDCGEDFYRSTAPSEDIWKKFELVPSPPTSPPWGSGPGAGDSAPGIGPPEPWPGGGAGDEAESRGHSKAWGRNYASIIRRDCMWSGFSARERLERAVSDRLAAGAPRGNPPKAPAAPDCAPSLEAGNPAPAAPCPLGEPKTQACSGSESPSDSEGEEIDVVTVEKRQSLGVRKPVTITVRADPLDPCMKHFHISIHQQQHNYAARFPPESCSQGGAPERGPQEEALEKDAPEEKEEEVDEEIVSPPPVESEAPQSCHPKPVSSDTEDVTKRKNHNFLERKRRNDLRSRFLALRDQVPTLASCSKAPKVVILSKALEYLQALVGAEKRMATEKRQLRCRQQQLQKRIAYLSGY; encoded by the exons ATGTGCCTGTGTGCGGGCTGCCGGGCTGCCCCGAGCCGGCAGGGAGCCGGTCCGCTCCAGGTGGCGGGCGGCCGGAGCGAG GGAGCGGACATGGACTTCGACTCGTACCAGCACTATTTCTACGACTATGACTGCGGGGAAGATTTCTACCGCTCCACGGCGCCCAGTGAGGACATCTGGAAGAAATTCGAGCTGGTGCCGTCGCCCCCCACGTCGCCGCCTTGGGGCTCGGGTCCCGGCGCCGGGGACTCAGCCCCTGGAATCGGTCCCCCGGAGCCGTGGCCCGGAGGGGGCGCCGGGGACGAGGCGGAATCCCGGGGCCATTCGAAAGCTTGGGGCAGGAACTACGCCTCCATCATCCGCCGTGACTGCATGTGGAGCGGCTTCTCCGCCCGGGAACGGCTAGAGAGAGCGGTGAGCGACCGGCTCGCCGCCGGCGCACCCCGGGGGAACCCGCCCAAGGCGCCCGCCGCCCCAGACTGCGCTCCCAGCCTCGAGGCCGGCAACCCGGCTCCCGCTGCCCCCTGTCCGCTGGGCGAGCCCAAGACCCAGGCCTGCTCGGGGTCCGAGAGCCCAAGCGACTCGG AGGGTGAAGAAATCGATGTTGTGACAGTGGAGAAGAGACAGTCCCTGGGTGTACGGAAGCCAGTCACCATCACGGTGCGGGCAGACCCGTTGGACCCCTGCATGAAACACTTCCACATCTCCATCCATCAGCAGCAGCACAACTATGCCGCCCGTTTTCCTCCAGAAAGCTGTTCCCAAGGAGGGGCTCCCGAGAGAGGTCCCCAAGAAGAGGCTCTGGAGAAAGATGccccagaagaaaaggaagaggaggtaGATGAAGAGATTGTGAGTCCCCCACCTGTAGAAAGCGAGGCTCCCCAGTCCTGCCACCCCAAACCTGTCAGTTCTGACACCGAGGACGTGACCAAGAGGAAGAATCACAACTTCCTGGAGCGCAAACGACGGAATGACCTCCGTTCTAGGTTCTTAGCCCTGAGGGACCAGGTACCCACCCTGGCCAGCTGCTCCAAGGCCCCCAAAGTGGTGATCCTGAGTAAGGCCTTGGAATACTTACAAGCCCTGGTGGGGGCCGAGAAGAGGATGGCCACGGAGAAAAGGCAGCTCCGATGTCGGCAGCAGCAACTGCAGAAGAGAATTGCGTACCTCAGTGGCTACTAA